A genomic stretch from Gopherus flavomarginatus isolate rGopFla2 chromosome 3, rGopFla2.mat.asm, whole genome shotgun sequence includes:
- the LOC127046743 gene encoding interferon beta-like, translating into MISRTLLQFCLMLLFSSKISCLDCNRIYVLQTRMNRESLEHLEKMGGNFPFQCLNEKTVFQPRDILKIRLSQQENAKEAMLQILQELFHIFNNNLTQAAWNETSIKEFQNGLHQQIENLETCLSAEMEKEISYPGNENLLLTSLRLKRYFQTINDFLKEKQYSQCAWEIIRAEISRCFLMLNILTKRLQN; encoded by the coding sequence ATGATCAGCAGGACTTTGCTGCAATTTTGCCTCATGCTGCTCTTCTCCAGTAAAATCTCATGTCTGGACTGTAACAGGATTTATGTTCTACAAACCAGAATGAACAGAGAGAGTTTAGAGCATCTGGAGAAAATGGGTGGAAACTTTCCCTTCCAATGTCTAAATGAAAAGACAGTTTTCCAGCCTAGAGATATCCTCAAGATCCGACTGTCCCAGCAAGAGAATGCCAAGGAAGCCATGCTGCAGATCCTCCAAGAACTCTTCCATATCTTCAACAACAATCTCACCCAAGCTGCCTGGAATGAGACATCCATAAAGGAATTCCAGAATGGACTTCACCAGCAGATTGAGAACCTGGAGACGTGTTTGAGTGCTGAGATGGAAAAGGAAATAAGCTACCCAGGAAATGAGAACCTCTTGCTCACCAGCCTCAGACTGAAGAGATACTTCCAGACAATCAATGAtttcctgaaagaaaagcaatacaGCCAGTGTGCCTGGGAGATTATCCGTGCAGAAATATCCAGATGTTTCCTCATGCTCAACATACTCACAAAGAGACTTCAAAATTAA
- the LOC127047317 gene encoding interferon epsilon-like yields MTSRCLLHVCLILLFSTEISSRLCTMLHFQQNKMNKESLELLQKMSGNFPSQCINERAAFKTTQDVVQLPVSHKENAKVAIQEILQEIFNIFSKNLTPSAWDGTSIVRFQSRLHQQIQQLEACLRTQMEKELTNPESEDLQHTTWRVKNYFQGIDAFLKENQYSLCGWEIVRVEIHRCFVLIDKLTRRLSN; encoded by the coding sequence ATGACCTCCAGGTGTTTGCTGCATGTTTGCCTTATACTGCTCTTCTCTACTGAAATCTCATCTCGGCTCTGTACCATGCTTCACTTCCAGCAGAACAAAATGAACAAAGAGAGCTTGGAGCTTCTGCAGAAAATGAGCGGAAATTTCCCCTCACAATGCATAAATGAAAGGGCAGCTTTCAAAACCACCCAGGATGTTGTCCAACTTCCAGTGTCCCATAAGGAGAATGCCAAGGTGGCAATTCAAGAGATCCTCCAAGAGATCTTCAACATCTTTAGCAAAAACCTCACCCCAAGTGCCTGGGATGGGACATCTATAGTCAGGTTCCAAAGCAGACTTCACCAGCAAATTCAGCAGCTGGAGGCATGTTTGAGAACACAGATGGAGAAGGAATTAACCAACCCAGAAAGTGAGGACCTCCAGCACACCACTTGGAGAGTGAAAAATTACTTTCAGGGGatagatgctttcctgaaagaAAACCAATACAGCCTGTGTGGCTGGGAGATTGTTCGTGTGGAAATACACAGATGTTTTGTACTTATTGACAAACTCACTAGAAGGCTTAGTAACTAA
- the LOC127047316 gene encoding interferon beta-like, whose amino-acid sequence MTTRCLLHVCLMLLFSTEISSRLCTMLHFQQNKVNKESLELLQKMSGNFPSQCINERAAFRPTQDVVQLPVSQKENAKVAIQEILQEIFNIFSKNLTQSAWDGTSIVRFQNGLYLQIQRLEACLRAHMEKGFTNSESEDLQLTSRRVKQYFQGIDVFLKENQYSLCAWEIIRTEIPRCFVLVDKLTRRLNN is encoded by the coding sequence ATGACCACCAGGTGTTTGCTGCACGTTTGCCTTATGCTGCTCTTCTCTACTGAAATCTCATCTCGGCTCTGTACCATGCTTCACTTCCAGCAGAACAAAGTGAACAAAGAAAGCTTGGAGCTTCTGCAGAAAATGAGCGGAAATTTCCCCTCACAATGCATAAACGAAAGGGCAGCTTTCAGACCCACCCAGGATGTTGTCCAGCTTCCAGTGTCCCAGAAGGAGAATGCCAAGGTGGCAATTCAAGAGATCCTCCAAGAGATCTTCAACATCTTTAGCAAAAACCTCACCCAGAGTGCCTGGGATGGGACTTCTATAGTCAGGTTCCAAAATGGACTTTATCTACAAATTCAGCGGCTGGAGGCATGTTTGAGAGCACATATGGAGAAGGGCTTTACCAACTCAGAAAGTGAGGACCTCCAGCTCACCAGTCGGAGAGTGAAACAATACTTTCAGGGGATAGATGTTTTCCTGAAAGAAAACCAATACAGCCTGTGTGCCTGGGAGATCATTCGCACGGAAATACCCAGATGTTTTGTACTAGTTGACAAACTCACTAGAAGGCTTAATAACTAA
- the LOC127047315 gene encoding interferon epsilon-like: MTSRCLLHVCLMLLFSTEISSRLCTMLHFQQNKMNKESLELLQKMSGNFPSQCINERAAFKPTQDVVQLPVSQKENAKVAIQEILQEIFNIFSKNLTPGAWDGTSIVRFQSRLHQQIQQLEACLRTQMEKELTNPESEDLQHTTWRVKNYFQGIDAFLKENQYSLCGWEIVHVEIHRCFVLIDKLTRRLSN; this comes from the coding sequence ATGACCTCCAGGTGTTTGCTGCACGTTTGCCTTATGCTGCTCTTCTCTACTGAAATCTCATCTCGGCTCTGTACCATGCTTCACTTCCAGCAGAACAAAATGAACAAAGAGAGCTTGGAGCTTCTGCAGAAAATGAGCGGAAATTTCCCCTCACAATGCATAAATGAAAGGGCAGCTTTCAAACCCACCCAGGATGTTGTCCAACTTCCAGTGTCCCAGAAGGAGAATGCCAAGGTGGCAATTCAAGAGATCCTCCAAGAGATCTTCAACATCTTTAGCAAAAACCTCACCCCAGGTGCCTGGGATGGGACATCTATAGTCAGGTTCCAAAGCAGACTTCACCAGCAAATTCAGCAGCTGGAGGCATGTTTGAGAACACAGATGGAGAAGGAATTAACCAACCCAGAAAGTGAGGACCTCCAGCACACCACTTGGAGAGTGAAAAATTACTTTCAGGGGatagatgctttcctgaaagaAAACCAATACAGCCTATGTGGCTGGGAGATTGTTCATGTGGAAATACACAGATGTTTTGTACTTATTGACAAACTCACTAGAAGGCTTAGTAACTAA